The following coding sequences are from one Methanomassiliicoccales archaeon window:
- a CDS encoding SPFH domain-containing protein: protein MAIGPEILGLLMLAIIAAIVIVVNGVKIIRPYEQAIYIRLGSYIKILNPGFNYVAPLINETVKIDLRTMVLDVPRQEVITKDNSPVNVDAIIYVKVVDPKKAFFEVTDYRLATVYLAQTTLRSIIGDMDLDEILSNREKINLKLRDILDEATDQWGVKVEAVEIREIDPAPKVKQAMEEQTSAERLRRAAILKADGAKTAAILNAEGEKRSRVLQAEGLRQSKILEAEGERLAIILESQGEAQKLRILSVGASTLDAKALTVLSLEAVKKLGEGQATKIVLPFEITRLVEGISEYIGGSKKVPEREISKMEDIERSIGTAEHMLGPIPTQEELRMDQKKLEEDMAKDRREAEKIKAQSRSSG from the coding sequence ATGGCAATAGGTCCTGAAATATTGGGTTTGTTGATGTTGGCAATTATAGCGGCCATCGTCATAGTGGTAAATGGAGTGAAGATCATCCGGCCTTACGAGCAGGCCATTTACATCAGATTGGGAAGTTATATCAAGATACTCAATCCCGGGTTCAATTATGTAGCACCGCTGATAAACGAGACGGTCAAGATCGATCTCAGAACAATGGTGCTGGACGTTCCTCGTCAGGAGGTCATCACCAAGGATAACTCGCCGGTGAACGTTGACGCCATCATCTATGTGAAGGTGGTAGATCCCAAGAAAGCCTTCTTCGAGGTCACCGACTACCGGTTAGCCACCGTATATCTGGCACAGACCACCCTTAGGTCCATCATAGGTGACATGGACCTAGATGAGATACTCTCAAATCGTGAGAAGATCAATCTGAAGCTCAGGGACATCTTGGACGAAGCCACCGATCAATGGGGTGTCAAGGTGGAAGCGGTGGAGATCAGGGAGATCGACCCTGCCCCGAAGGTCAAACAGGCCATGGAGGAGCAGACCTCCGCCGAGCGACTGAGGAGGGCGGCCATATTGAAGGCTGATGGTGCCAAGACCGCCGCCATCCTGAACGCCGAAGGTGAGAAGCGCTCCCGTGTTCTGCAAGCCGAGGGTCTGCGGCAGTCCAAGATCCTTGAGGCAGAAGGTGAGCGGTTGGCCATCATTCTGGAAAGCCAAGGTGAGGCTCAGAAGCTCAGGATATTAAGCGTGGGCGCCAGCACATTGGACGCCAAGGCTCTGACGGTCCTATCATTGGAGGCGGTCAAGAAGCTGGGGGAGGGGCAGGCCACCAAGATCGTGCTGCCTTTCGAGATCACCAGGCTGGTGGAGGGCATCTCCGAATACATTGGCGGGTCCAAGAAGGTGCCGGAGCGCGAGATATCCAAGATGGAGGACATAGAGAGGTCTATCGGCACGGCGGAGCACATGTTAGGTCCGATCCCCACTCAAGAGGAGCTTCGCATGGACCAAAAGAAACTGGAAGAGGACATGGCCAAAGACCGTCGGGAAGCCGAGAAAATAAAGGCCCAGAGCCGATCCAGTGGCTGA
- a CDS encoding M28 family peptidase, with protein MDGRCLPALLMASLLVFSSGLGLSLSSRTAAGDPVDITSEILESWDGQNVIDQTERLCTISSSHNAYRVSGSEGANEAADLIRDQFQDYGLQVHEESFDLPIWNLLSSPTMFYDIDGNISTTEDALELESFNADGYSMPTPVDGALYELVTLPLPHISYSSEVGGMPIDRDTWNSINTTGKVLMMGREVRWSPNWEQVFKEKLESEPPVAIIFFYWYSWMSYAEEYSQSSTGGRPLGIVGPVFWDLNIAVGSLNYTQGHMLKELAHNNSELRVSIEIRSRITEGQHRNIIADIPSSSGSSQYVILGAHYDTVMCEGYIDNSASVATLLEIGRMVQQAMDSGKFEMQHGLRIIAFAGEELGLAGSINYVNAHRDEMADIVSALIVDCIGSQTLQVTDPGPSGDFDLSSLADIAAQQLNSSYVVEDITGSDHSSFLNPAGVAETYNWYWQEDLDLHGVQGVVSSMLFCSYPITIYESSTGSIRGHIHTPSDSISGVQDTDWINKDQLQDQAELVALTTLYAIDIRSLDQGWDWIYLMPIMMVAIIVCGYIIFRQVQRHRP; from the coding sequence ATGGATGGAAGATGCCTACCAGCCTTATTGATGGCTTCATTACTGGTGTTCTCGTCAGGACTGGGCTTATCGTTGTCAAGTCGGACAGCTGCTGGTGATCCAGTGGATATCACCTCGGAGATACTCGAAAGCTGGGATGGTCAGAACGTCATCGATCAGACCGAACGATTGTGCACGATCTCGTCTAGCCATAACGCGTATCGCGTGAGCGGGTCGGAGGGAGCGAACGAGGCCGCCGACCTCATCAGAGACCAGTTCCAGGATTACGGTCTGCAGGTTCATGAAGAGAGCTTTGATCTGCCTATCTGGAACCTATTATCTTCACCGACCATGTTCTACGACATTGACGGAAACATATCTACTACCGAAGACGCGTTGGAATTGGAGTCGTTCAATGCCGATGGGTATAGTATGCCCACCCCCGTTGATGGGGCCCTTTACGAATTGGTCACTCTACCCCTGCCACATATCAGTTATTCCTCAGAGGTCGGGGGAATGCCCATCGACAGGGACACCTGGAATTCCATCAACACCACCGGAAAGGTCCTTATGATGGGAAGAGAGGTCCGATGGTCACCTAATTGGGAACAGGTGTTCAAGGAGAAGTTGGAGTCCGAACCTCCGGTAGCTATCATATTCTTCTATTGGTATTCTTGGATGAGCTACGCCGAGGAGTACTCCCAGTCGTCCACCGGAGGGAGGCCCCTCGGTATCGTTGGCCCGGTGTTCTGGGACCTGAACATCGCCGTAGGTTCGCTCAATTATACCCAGGGACATATGTTGAAAGAACTTGCCCATAACAATTCCGAGCTCCGGGTGAGTATCGAGATACGATCGCGGATCACAGAAGGTCAGCATCGCAACATCATCGCGGACATTCCATCATCCTCCGGCTCGAGCCAGTACGTTATTCTGGGAGCTCATTACGACACGGTCATGTGTGAAGGCTACATCGACAATTCCGCAAGCGTAGCTACGTTGTTGGAGATAGGCAGGATGGTCCAGCAGGCCATGGATTCCGGGAAATTTGAAATGCAGCATGGTCTTCGGATCATTGCCTTTGCGGGTGAGGAGCTTGGTTTGGCCGGTTCCATCAATTATGTGAACGCCCACCGTGATGAAATGGCCGATATTGTTTCGGCCCTCATAGTGGACTGCATCGGTTCTCAGACCTTGCAGGTAACGGACCCGGGTCCTTCAGGGGACTTTGACCTAAGTTCACTGGCAGATATTGCGGCGCAACAGTTGAACAGCTCATATGTGGTGGAGGACATCACTGGTTCGGATCACTCTTCCTTCCTGAACCCCGCTGGTGTCGCCGAGACCTATAATTGGTATTGGCAAGAGGACCTGGACCTCCATGGTGTACAGGGGGTCGTGAGCTCCATGCTGTTCTGTTCCTACCCCATCACCATATATGAAAGTTCGACCGGATCCATACGTGGTCACATTCACACCCCATCCGATTCCATATCGGGGGTCCAGGACACGGATTGGATCAACAAGGACCAGCTACAGGATCAAGCCGAGCTCGTCGCCCTGACCACCCTTTACGCCATCGACATCAGATCCCTGGACCAGGGCTGGGATTGGATATATCTGATGCCGATCATGATGGTCGCGATCATTGTGTGTGGTTACATCATCTTCCGTCAAGTGCAGCGACACCGACCCTAG
- a CDS encoding DUF6144 family protein, giving the protein MVKEGYEEYLKGKKVEAGRIGAMVTNVKDFERYIDSFDHCIDDCEIDLMNDFLAQLIEKGENSPDNLVAVARYCAFCDRPDLFIHLATILNSYDILPLMERRMGEMMGESRKEAVFFGFDKPPLGTPPEEYPHLTHRIIERMENELTPDQCRSVLTWNYHEIPKESFSGKKARFEEASSLDEFLIKEHQDLVKELKDCLRTGKVWYEQEVTKEFVDHVVSDQRLQTGIRKGDRIICEKVPFDPKRFYTERNPQLRRYHYCHCPLVRSAIKKGMPKISSSFCYCSAGFTKLPWDVIFDEPVEVDVLKSVLAGDDSCVFSIKIPEGKMK; this is encoded by the coding sequence ATGGTCAAAGAAGGGTACGAGGAATATCTCAAGGGGAAGAAGGTCGAGGCAGGTCGGATCGGGGCAATGGTCACAAACGTCAAGGATTTCGAGAGATACATCGATTCCTTTGATCACTGCATCGATGACTGTGAAATCGATCTCATGAACGATTTTCTAGCCCAGCTGATCGAAAAGGGTGAGAATTCTCCTGATAATCTCGTAGCTGTGGCCAGATATTGCGCCTTCTGTGACAGACCAGACCTTTTCATCCACTTAGCCACCATCCTGAACTCCTATGACATCCTCCCATTGATGGAGAGGAGGATGGGAGAGATGATGGGAGAGAGCCGCAAGGAGGCGGTGTTCTTCGGGTTCGATAAACCGCCCCTCGGAACACCTCCCGAAGAATATCCTCATCTGACCCACCGGATAATAGAGCGCATGGAGAACGAGCTAACTCCCGATCAATGCCGGTCCGTACTCACTTGGAACTATCATGAGATACCAAAAGAATCGTTTTCGGGAAAGAAGGCCAGGTTCGAAGAGGCTTCCTCCCTGGACGAGTTCCTGATCAAAGAGCATCAGGATCTGGTCAAGGAGCTAAAGGACTGCCTCCGGACGGGCAAGGTCTGGTATGAGCAGGAGGTCACCAAAGAGTTCGTGGACCACGTTGTCTCCGACCAGAGGTTGCAGACCGGCATCCGCAAAGGTGACCGTATAATCTGCGAAAAGGTACCTTTTGATCCCAAGCGGTTTTACACCGAAAGGAACCCCCAATTACGCAGATATCATTACTGCCATTGTCCCCTGGTCAGATCGGCGATCAAGAAGGGTATGCCAAAGATATCCTCATCGTTCTGCTATTGCAGCGCGGGCTTCACCAAGTTACCTTGGGATGTCATATTCGATGAGCCAGTTGAAGTGGACGTACTGAAAAGCGTACTTGCCGGGGACGATAGCTGCGTATTCTCGATCAAGATCCCAGAAGGAAAAATGAAGTGA
- the ilvD gene encoding dihydroxy-acid dehydratase, protein MRSDAVKKGVDRAPQRSLLRATGLTDEDMEKPLIGIANSWNDVVPGHIHLNELAEEVRQGIIEAGGVPLTFGVPGVCDGVAMGHSGMRYSLVSRDVISDCVEIMVQAHCMDGWVGVTNCDKITPGMLMAAGRMDLPAIILTGGAMEPGEMDGRPLDLQSVFEALGANKAGKMAEEEVLRIERCACPGKGACSGLFTANTMACLTEAMGMSISGCGSMLATDPRKKELARETGRRIVQLVKEGMNARKIVRKGSMMNAIILDMAIGGSSNTALHIPAIAADFGLEVHLKDFDEISRNVPHLTSIKPSGPYYIKDFDKAGGVPGMLKRLRNELYDEMTVNGISIREVADRAIITDEEIIRPLSRPFHKEGGIAVLYGNIAPEGSVVKQAAVSPEMMTFVGKAKVFDSEQDAHAAISARKIEAGDVVVIRYEGPKGGPGMPEMLSPTSLIAGMGLSDSVALITDGRFSGATRGPCIGHVCPEAFDRGPIAAIQNGDRISIDIPGRKIELLVPEGEIEKRLAKVKLVDRHPTGVLAKYRRMVGGASNGAICR, encoded by the coding sequence ATGCGTAGCGATGCGGTCAAGAAAGGGGTGGACCGGGCCCCACAGCGCAGCCTATTGCGAGCCACCGGTCTGACCGATGAAGATATGGAGAAACCGCTCATCGGTATCGCCAACTCCTGGAACGACGTAGTTCCAGGTCACATCCACCTTAATGAACTGGCCGAAGAGGTCCGCCAAGGTATCATCGAGGCGGGAGGGGTACCCCTGACCTTCGGAGTACCCGGCGTATGCGACGGAGTGGCCATGGGACACTCGGGAATGCGCTATTCTCTGGTCTCTCGCGATGTTATCTCCGACTGCGTGGAGATCATGGTGCAGGCTCATTGCATGGACGGCTGGGTCGGTGTCACAAACTGTGACAAGATCACCCCTGGCATGTTGATGGCTGCCGGAAGAATGGACCTGCCAGCCATTATTCTTACCGGTGGGGCCATGGAGCCAGGGGAGATGGATGGCCGCCCGCTCGACCTACAGAGCGTGTTCGAAGCCTTGGGTGCCAACAAGGCAGGGAAGATGGCCGAAGAGGAGGTCCTAAGGATCGAACGTTGCGCCTGCCCGGGAAAGGGAGCCTGTTCCGGACTTTTCACGGCCAACACCATGGCATGCCTGACCGAGGCCATGGGCATGAGCATCAGCGGTTGCGGCAGCATGCTGGCCACCGATCCTCGAAAGAAAGAGTTGGCCAGGGAGACCGGCAGAAGAATAGTGCAACTTGTAAAAGAAGGAATGAACGCCCGCAAGATCGTAAGAAAGGGGTCCATGATGAACGCCATCATTCTGGACATGGCCATCGGGGGTTCAAGCAATACTGCCCTGCACATACCGGCCATTGCTGCGGATTTCGGCCTGGAGGTCCACCTTAAGGATTTCGATGAGATATCCAGGAACGTCCCTCATCTTACCAGTATCAAACCGAGCGGCCCATATTACATCAAGGACTTTGATAAGGCCGGCGGTGTCCCCGGCATGCTTAAGCGTTTGCGGAACGAGCTATACGACGAGATGACGGTCAACGGGATCAGCATCAGGGAGGTCGCAGATAGAGCCATAATAACTGATGAGGAGATCATCCGGCCACTCTCACGCCCGTTCCACAAGGAAGGGGGCATAGCGGTCCTCTACGGTAACATAGCTCCGGAAGGCTCGGTTGTGAAACAGGCCGCTGTCTCCCCGGAGATGATGACCTTCGTCGGTAAGGCCAAGGTCTTTGATTCCGAGCAGGACGCACACGCCGCCATCTCCGCTAGGAAGATCGAGGCAGGCGATGTGGTCGTCATCAGATACGAAGGACCGAAAGGAGGACCAGGCATGCCTGAGATGCTCTCCCCCACCAGTCTCATTGCTGGAATGGGTCTGTCAGATTCAGTGGCGCTCATCACCGATGGACGCTTCTCGGGGGCCACCAGGGGACCGTGTATCGGACATGTCTGCCCGGAGGCTTTTGACAGAGGACCGATCGCCGCCATCCAGAATGGTGACCGTATCTCCATAGATATCCCCGGGCGAAAGATCGAACTATTGGTCCCGGAAGGAGAGATCGAAAAACGCCTGGCCAAGGTGAAGCTGGTCGATAGGCATCCTACCGGGGTGCTGGCAAAATACCGCCGTATGGTCGGTGGGGCCTCCAACGGTGCGATATGCCGCTGA
- a CDS encoding mechanosensitive ion channel domain-containing protein, with protein MEEVIIFGVSVTDLIAFVLIALVTILIAKGTNILVRRLLDEHLAHNHSKAIARIYQYAVLTTGVYLGFWEILGLDLAALLASLGILGLGVALASQQILMNAFAGLLLSVIRPIRVDEWVEVSGLPLTGMARVKDINLTNTVLKDLDGRLLYVPNSFMVTNKVINYSRAGFVAIRIPVWLRSLHNFDHIKVIVLDVAYNNLYILPHVGEEEQKKVSKIFELNSVRRYLEKRIDMSTFAPSIIIKDIQGEKVLVEIKIWIRDIARRDQIVTDYLDSLRRRFTDENIEFGDI; from the coding sequence ATGGAAGAGGTCATTATCTTTGGGGTGTCCGTCACCGATCTCATCGCATTCGTCCTCATAGCGCTGGTCACGATCCTGATAGCGAAGGGGACCAACATATTGGTGAGGCGACTATTGGACGAGCATCTGGCACATAATCATTCCAAGGCCATCGCCAGGATTTATCAGTATGCGGTTCTGACTACAGGTGTCTACCTGGGATTCTGGGAGATACTGGGACTGGACCTGGCCGCATTACTAGCATCGTTAGGCATATTAGGTCTGGGGGTCGCTCTGGCCTCCCAGCAGATACTCATGAACGCGTTCGCCGGATTGCTTCTTTCGGTCATTCGCCCGATCAGGGTCGATGAGTGGGTGGAAGTGTCCGGCCTGCCCTTGACCGGGATGGCCAGGGTAAAGGACATAAACCTTACGAACACGGTCCTCAAGGACTTGGACGGCAGGTTGCTGTACGTTCCCAACTCCTTTATGGTCACCAACAAGGTGATCAACTATTCCCGTGCCGGCTTCGTGGCCATACGCATTCCGGTATGGTTACGTTCTCTGCATAATTTTGACCACATCAAGGTCATCGTATTGGACGTGGCCTACAACAATCTCTACATACTTCCGCACGTGGGGGAGGAGGAGCAGAAGAAGGTATCCAAGATATTCGAGCTCAACAGCGTCCGAAGATATCTGGAGAAGAGGATCGATATGTCCACCTTCGCCCCCAGTATCATAATTAAGGATATTCAGGGAGAGAAGGTTCTGGTCGAGATCAAGATCTGGATAAGGGATATCGCCAGACGCGATCAGATCGTCACCGATTACCTGGACAGCTTGCGGAGAAGGTTCACCGATGAAAACATCGAGTTCGGTGACATTTAG
- a CDS encoding mechanosensitive ion channel domain-containing protein, which translates to MANPTIFGIDIYDVLFFIGILILTMALARGTYALVRRGLDLRTGKKISKIFANLAQYVILFLGVGYGVFYGLRLDTAALAASMGLLGIAIAFSSQQIIQNFVAGIMVAVQRRIQMEDWIEITDVASNRAARVVDISLTKTTLRDPGGRITIVPNSILISSRVINYTQSGFVRIDIPFPLPIDADRKLVMELILQVLEDHEKVLPNVQGEERSALQTALGILKLKQLLGNRIDMDQFIPQVFVSEVTTLRTMLSIRIWIREIQLRENIISEILNEVLDRLDKAGLKPN; encoded by the coding sequence GTGGCCAATCCCACGATCTTCGGCATCGACATCTATGATGTGTTGTTCTTCATCGGGATACTGATCCTGACAATGGCCCTAGCCAGAGGTACGTACGCTTTGGTCAGAAGGGGTTTGGACCTTAGAACAGGAAAAAAAATCTCTAAAATATTCGCCAATCTGGCCCAATATGTCATTTTGTTTCTGGGCGTTGGATACGGAGTGTTTTACGGCCTTCGACTTGACACCGCCGCCCTCGCGGCCTCGATGGGCCTCCTCGGTATCGCCATCGCGTTCTCGTCCCAGCAGATAATTCAGAACTTCGTGGCAGGAATAATGGTTGCGGTCCAACGCCGTATACAGATGGAAGATTGGATCGAGATCACTGATGTAGCTAGCAATAGGGCGGCAAGGGTAGTGGACATATCCTTGACCAAGACCACGCTCAGAGACCCAGGCGGTCGTATCACCATCGTGCCCAACTCAATTCTGATCTCCTCGCGGGTGATCAACTACACCCAATCCGGATTCGTCAGGATCGACATTCCGTTTCCGCTTCCGATCGATGCCGATCGAAAACTGGTGATGGAACTTATCTTGCAGGTGCTGGAAGATCACGAAAAGGTCCTTCCGAACGTTCAGGGGGAGGAACGTTCCGCCTTACAGACCGCTTTGGGAATCCTAAAATTGAAGCAACTCCTAGGCAACAGGATCGACATGGACCAGTTCATTCCACAGGTGTTCGTGAGCGAGGTCACGACGCTCAGGACGATGCTAAGCATCAGGATATGGATAAGAGAGATCCAGCTGCGAGAGAATATCATCTCGGAGATACTGAACGAGGTCCTTGACCGATTGGATAAGGCGGGTCTAAAACCTAATTGA
- the rpsJ gene encoding 30S ribosomal protein S10, which translates to MAQRARISLSGTDPMKVDSVCMQIKQISTRTGVAIRGPIPLPTKRLQVPCRKSPDGEGSETWDRWEMRIHKRLIDLDADERALRQLMRIQVPDGVNIEIVLRS; encoded by the coding sequence ATGGCACAGAGAGCAAGGATATCATTGAGCGGCACCGACCCTATGAAGGTGGACAGTGTCTGTATGCAGATCAAGCAGATCTCCACCCGCACCGGTGTGGCTATTCGCGGACCGATTCCGCTGCCCACCAAGAGGTTGCAGGTACCCTGCCGTAAAAGCCCAGACGGAGAGGGCTCCGAGACATGGGACAGGTGGGAGATGCGCATACACAAGCGCCTCATCGACCTGGATGCGGATGAAAGGGCCCTGAGGCAACTGATGAGGATCCAAGTCCCTGACGGGGTCAACATCGAGATAGTGCTCAGGTCCTGA